The Candidatus Omnitrophota bacterium sequence CAGCAGCCCCACTCCAAAAGCAGCGAGCACTCCGCTGCGATCCAGAGCGCGTGCCCGCGTTGCGAGCGCCGCGATTGCCAGATTGGCCAGAATTCCCGCAACCCACGCACTCATGACTCCTCCCCAAGGGACCGCAGCAAACTTTTAAGTCCGGTATCAAAATCAGTCAGGGTATAACCCAGCTCTCTCATGGCTTTTTCACTGGTGAAGGCCCAGTTGCGCCGGTACACATTGACTACGCCGCGCGTGATTGCGGGTGTGCGCCCGCTGAAAACCGCCCACATTTCCTCTAAAGCCCCTTGGAGCCAACCCACCCACAAAGGAATACGCCGGCGCGGCTCAGGGCATTGGGCCAATACCGAGACTCTGCGCGCGAACTCCCCCATGCTCAGGACCGGCCCGCCCAAAAGATAGCGTTCCCCGATGCGTCCTTGCTCCAGCGCGGCCAATACTCCGGCTGCGGCATCCTCTATATAGGTATAGGTCCAGAGTTGGGACCCATTACCCAGCAAGCCCGGAATCTGTTTGGCTCTGAGCTGCCGAATTACCGCGCTCACATGATTACCCGCCGTGGCCGCGCCCGGACCATACAGCACTCCGGGCAGGACCGTAATTAAAGGCAAGCCCTCCACAGCCAGGCGCTCCAGGCG is a genomic window containing:
- a CDS encoding NAD-dependent epimerase/dehydratase family protein, with product MKIFLTGATGYLGQAVARNLNIAGHRLRCLVRRASDASKLPEDAEIVQGSLTDSAFLAAGVQGCDAVCHLAAFVQNWAADRRLFDLVNIEASERLARIAMDLKCARFLYVSSFMALGPSPGQEPAGEELCHPGPPYRNDYERSKALALDRLERLAVEGLPLITVLPGVLYGPGAATAGNHVSAVIRQLRAKQIPGLLGNGSQLWTYTYIEDAAAGVLAALEQGRIGERYLLGGPVLSMGEFARRVSVLAQCPEPRRRIPLWVGWLQGALEEMWAVFSGRTPAITRGVVNVYRRNWAFTSEKAMRELGYTLTDFDTGLKSLLRSLGEES